A stretch of the Pseudomonas helvetica genome encodes the following:
- a CDS encoding GNAT family N-acetyltransferase: MPVTLAPMDNADFATFAERAVAEYGDGMVVSGEWAHEEASQRARSVFEQLLPQGRLTEKNQLWVIKDQERRIGELWVAERHTGAGKSAFILDIYIDPGERRQGYAKQSLLALESWARQAGCEEVRLHVFGRNDAARRLYEQSGYGIASLTMAKPLPPT; encoded by the coding sequence ATGCCTGTCACCTTGGCTCCAATGGATAACGCGGACTTTGCAACGTTCGCCGAAAGAGCCGTTGCTGAATATGGTGACGGTATGGTCGTCTCGGGTGAGTGGGCCCATGAGGAGGCCTCGCAAAGGGCACGCAGTGTCTTCGAGCAGTTGTTGCCGCAAGGGCGACTGACTGAAAAAAACCAACTCTGGGTGATCAAGGATCAGGAGCGTCGTATTGGCGAGTTGTGGGTCGCCGAGCGACACACCGGTGCCGGCAAGAGTGCCTTCATCCTGGATATCTACATTGACCCTGGAGAGCGCCGCCAGGGTTATGCGAAACAATCACTGTTGGCCCTCGAGTCATGGGCACGCCAGGCGGGATGCGAAGAAGTGCGACTGCACGTCTTTGGTCGCAACGATGCGGCGCGTCGTCTTTATGAACAATCAGGGTATGGCATCGCCAGTCTGACGATGGCGAAGCCGTTGCCGCCTACCTAA
- a CDS encoding Os1348 family RiPP precursor: MSNKVNQQTLATVVGRAVLDPGFADALHNDPASAAKNIGVHLSADEIAAVKGIDAAKLSAASAGIRNNLGTRAIFDTQQQQARMD; this comes from the coding sequence ATGAGCAATAAAGTCAATCAGCAAACCTTGGCCACGGTTGTTGGACGTGCGGTGCTGGATCCGGGGTTTGCCGATGCACTTCACAATGATCCTGCCTCGGCAGCTAAAAATATTGGTGTGCATCTAAGTGCTGATGAAATTGCGGCGGTTAAAGGCATTGATGCTGCAAAACTGTCGGCTGCCTCTGCCGGTATTCGAAATAATCTGGGGACGCGTGCCATATTTGATACCCAGCAACAGCAAGCGCGCATGGATTAA
- a CDS encoding OprD family porin — MKPSTCAKQLLPTLLTTALVSAALPALAEESGFLDGAQANLNLRNFYFNRNFTNPTKAQGTAAEWTQSFILDAKSGFTQGTVGFGMDVLGLYSVKLDGGRGTGGTQLLPLDHDGRPADNFGRLGVAFKAKLSKTELKVGEWMPVLPILRSDDGRSLPQTFRGGQITSKEIDGLTLYGGQMRANSPRDDSSMSDMSMTGKPAFTSDRFNFEGAEYSFNDKRTQIGVWNAQLKDIYSQQFINLVHTQPLGDWTLGANLGFFYGKEDGSARAGDLDNKTWSGLFSAKYGGNTFYVGLQKLTGDNAWMRVNGTSGGTLANDSYNSSYDNAREKSWQLRHDYNFAALGIPGLTLMNRYISGSNVHTGTVTDGKEWGRESEIGYTVQSGSLKNLNVRWRNSTMRRDYSNNEFDENRLIVSYPISLL, encoded by the coding sequence ATGAAGCCTTCCACCTGTGCAAAACAGCTTTTGCCGACTCTATTGACCACCGCACTGGTCAGCGCAGCCCTCCCGGCGCTAGCCGAAGAGTCAGGCTTTCTAGACGGCGCCCAGGCCAACCTCAACCTGCGCAACTTCTACTTCAACCGCAATTTCACCAACCCGACCAAGGCGCAAGGAACAGCGGCAGAATGGACGCAAAGCTTCATCCTCGATGCCAAATCCGGGTTCACCCAGGGCACCGTCGGTTTCGGCATGGACGTATTGGGCCTGTACTCGGTGAAGCTCGATGGCGGACGCGGCACCGGCGGGACGCAGCTGCTGCCGCTGGACCACGATGGTCGCCCCGCCGATAACTTCGGACGTCTGGGTGTGGCGTTCAAGGCGAAGCTTTCCAAGACCGAGTTGAAAGTCGGTGAGTGGATGCCGGTGTTGCCGATCCTGCGTTCGGACGATGGGCGTTCGTTGCCGCAAACGTTTCGCGGTGGCCAGATCACCTCGAAGGAAATCGACGGCCTGACGCTCTACGGCGGTCAGATGCGCGCTAACAGCCCGCGTGACGACAGCAGCATGAGTGACATGTCGATGACCGGCAAACCCGCCTTCACCTCCGACCGTTTCAACTTTGAAGGCGCCGAATACAGCTTCAACGACAAGCGCACGCAAATCGGGGTGTGGAATGCCCAGCTCAAGGACATCTACAGCCAGCAATTTATCAACCTGGTCCACACCCAGCCACTGGGCGACTGGACGCTGGGCGCCAACCTTGGCTTCTTCTATGGCAAGGAAGATGGCAGCGCACGGGCCGGCGACCTCGATAACAAAACCTGGTCCGGGCTGTTCTCGGCCAAATATGGCGGCAACACCTTCTATGTCGGCTTGCAGAAACTCACCGGCGACAATGCCTGGATGCGGGTCAATGGCACCAGCGGCGGGACGCTGGCCAACGACAGTTACAACTCGAGCTACGACAACGCCCGGGAGAAATCCTGGCAACTGCGCCACGACTACAACTTCGCTGCCCTCGGCATTCCCGGTCTGACCCTGATGAACCGCTACATCAGCGGTTCTAATGTGCACACCGGGACCGTCACCGACGGCAAGGAATGGGGCCGCGAGAGCGAAATCGGCTACACCGTGCAAAGTGGCAGCCTGAAAAACCTCAACGTCAGGTGGCGCAACTCGACCATGCGTCGGGACTACAGCAACAACGAGTTCGACGAAAACCGCCTGATCGTCAGCTATCCGATCAGCCTGCTCTAA
- a CDS encoding polysaccharide deacetylase family protein, producing MKLIAAVLSVLAVTVGLSGCIGPPIELTPKTEQILRSTPPIRFLLTFDDGPSASSFFNPTSAVLDVLANNPIEPGIKAVFFVQTQAPRAGGSELGKKIMQREHAEGQTLGFHTATQWHTNHRSLSPEELEQSLTQGSADIAAITGSTPVLLRPPFWNYDKRTFAAYQQHGLHVLLTDLSANDGKIWGFNGSPRRRSNMLRQMSEVRERIAAGELPTVDGVIPVVVTFHDLNRYTSWHMGEYLQILLDCARETGVTTAAKPFYDDQAAVQRAAMARTVRDANQPVHLPGVWSWFWDSNSH from the coding sequence ATGAAACTGATCGCTGCTGTCTTATCCGTCCTTGCCGTAACGGTCGGCCTCAGCGGCTGTATCGGCCCGCCGATCGAACTGACCCCGAAGACCGAGCAGATTCTGCGCTCGACCCCGCCGATCCGCTTTTTGCTGACCTTCGACGATGGTCCAAGCGCGTCCAGTTTTTTCAATCCGACCAGTGCCGTTCTCGACGTGCTTGCCAACAACCCGATTGAGCCGGGTATCAAGGCGGTGTTCTTCGTGCAGACACAAGCCCCCCGGGCCGGTGGCAGCGAACTGGGCAAAAAAATCATGCAGCGTGAACATGCCGAGGGCCAGACCCTGGGCTTCCACACCGCCACGCAGTGGCATACCAATCACCGCTCGCTCTCCCCGGAAGAACTCGAACAGTCGCTCACCCAAGGCTCTGCGGACATTGCGGCGATCACCGGCAGCACGCCGGTGCTGTTGCGGCCGCCGTTCTGGAATTACGACAAACGCACCTTCGCCGCCTATCAACAACATGGTTTGCATGTACTGCTGACCGACCTGAGCGCCAATGACGGCAAGATATGGGGCTTCAATGGCAGCCCGCGCCGACGTTCCAACATGCTCAGGCAAATGTCCGAGGTGCGCGAACGGATTGCGGCTGGTGAACTGCCGACAGTCGACGGTGTTATTCCAGTGGTGGTGACGTTTCACGACCTCAATCGCTACACGTCCTGGCACATGGGGGAGTATCTACAGATTCTGCTCGACTGCGCCCGCGAGACCGGTGTGACAACCGCCGCCAAACCGTTTTACGACGACCAGGCTGCCGTGCAACGCGCCGCCATGGCCCGTACCGTGCGCGATGCCAACCAACCGGTGCATTTGCCTGGCGTGTGGAGCTGGTTCTGGGACAGCAACTCTCATTGA